A genome region from Salvia splendens isolate huo1 chromosome 19, SspV2, whole genome shotgun sequence includes the following:
- the LOC121778611 gene encoding 3-oxoacyl-[acyl-carrier-protein] synthase II, chloroplastic-like isoform X4, with product MEVAVSPATEVSSKMKPPTKQRRVVVTGMGVETSLGSDPDVFYNNLLNGVSGISEIEAFDCSQFPTRIAGEIKSFSTDGWVVPKLSRRMDRFMLYMLTAGKKALADGGITEDLMDELNKAKCGVLIGSAMGGMKVFYDAIEALRISYRKMNPFCVPFATTNMGSAMLAMDLGWMGPNYSISTACATSNFCILNAANHIIRCEADMMLCGGSDAAIIPIGAGLGGFVACRALSQRNSDPTKASRPWDSSRDGFVMGEGAGVLLLEELEHAKSRGATIYAEFLGGSFTSDAYHMTEPHPQGTGVILCVEKALAQSGVSKEDVNYINAHATSTPAGDLKEYQALIHCFGQNPELKVNSTKSMIGHLLGAAGAVEAVATVQAIRTGWVHPNINLENPDDGVDANVLVGPTKERLDIKVALSNSFGFGGHNSSILFAPYK from the exons ATGGAAGTGGCTGTTAGTCCGGCCACGGAAGTTTCATCAAAGATGAAACCTCCAACCAAGCAAAGACGAGTGGTCGTGACAGGTATGGGTGTGGAGACGTCACTTGGTAGTGATCCAGATGTCTTCTATAATAATCTGCTAAATGGAGTCAGTGGAATTAGTGAGATAGAGGCTTTTGATTGCTCGCAGTTTCCGACC AGAATTGCAGGAGAAATCAAGTCATTCTCAACAGATGGCTGGGTTGTACCTAAACTTTCCAGGAGAATGGACAGGTTCATGCTTTACATGCTGACAGCAGGCAAGAAGGCATTGGCTGATGGAGGAATTACCGAGGATCTCATGGACGAATTGAATAAAGCAAAATGTGGTGTTCTAATCGGCTCGGCTATGGGTGGAATGAAA GTTTTTTATGATGCAATTGAAGCATTGAGGATCTCATATAGGAAGATGAATCCATTTTGCGTTCCTTTTGCAACTACCAACATGGGTTCTGCCATGCTTGCCATGGATTTG GGATGGATGGGTCCAAACTACTCTATATCTACTGCGTGTGCAACAAGTAACTTCTGCATACTAAATGCTGCTAACCATATCATCAGATGTGAAGCT GACATGATGCTTTGTGGTGGCTCAGATGCAGCAATTATACCAATAG GTGCAGGCTTGGGAGGCTTTGTTGCATGCAGAGCATTATCGCAAAGAAACAGTGATCCAACTAAAGCCTCACGCCCGTGGGATAGT AGTCGTGATGGATTTGTTATGGGAGAAGGTGCTGGAGTACTACTCTTGGAAGAACTTGAACATGCAAAG AGTAGAGGTGCAACTATCTATGCTGAGTTTCTTGGAGGAAGCTTCACTTCTGATGCTTATCACATGACAGAGCCTCACCCACAAG GAACTGGTGTCATTTTATGTGTTGAGAAGGCTTTGGCTCAATCAGGAGTATCAAAAGAAGATGTAAATTATATAAATGCACATGCGACTTCTACTCCAGCTGGTGATCTTAAGGAGTATCAGGCTCTTATTCATTGTTTTGGCCAGAATCCAGAG TTGAAAGTGAATTCCACAAAATCCATGATTGGGCACCTACTTGGAGCAGCTGGTGCTGTTGAGGCTGTTGCAACCGTCCAG GCAATTCGAACTGGCTGGGTTCATCCAAATATCAATCTTGAAAATCCAGATGATGGCGTG GATGCAAATGTGCTAGTGGGACCAACAAAAGAAAGACTCGACATTAAAGTGGCACTGTCTAATTCATTTGGGTTTGGTGGTCATAACTCATCGATTTTGTTTGCTCCGTACAAGTAG
- the LOC121778188 gene encoding uncharacterized protein LOC121778188 translates to MSYLGYHQKNESWYSTWLLFSRNCLANDRFQKDSMEDKDRLAETDRLERGLLLDSDQFNGDDDELPPLYTASFSESEENFLKYQTARWLLYSLLLILAWGIGLFMLIYLPLRRYILLNDIRSRKLYLTADSIVYKVRRPVSFPCFGVLKKEKHVLLLSVADVVIEQGYLQSLFGVYSIRIENVGVRRPPSDDVQIQGITDPHAFREAVLSQLSIMRGEAFSRKISAPDDTPAPCMGRSPIASVSPSKFRHDSLSIPRLGEVAILQKLEEVGSSVKRVQTLIEEQKLQEWEIAE, encoded by the exons ATGTCATATTTAGGCTATCATCAAAAAAACGAAAGTTGGTACTCTACTTGGTTATTATTCTCAAGGAATTGCTTAGCTAATGATAGGTTTCAAAAGGATTCAATGGAAGACAAGGACAGGTTAGCGGAAACAGACCGACTCGAAAGGGGCCTGCTACTGGACTCCGAtcagttcaacggcgacgatgACGAGCTGCCGCCCCTCTACACGGCGTCGTTTTCCGAATCCGAAGAGAATTTCTTGAAATACCAGACGGCGCGGTGGCTTCTCTACTCGCTGCTGCTAATACTCGCGTGGGGCATCGGCTTGTTCATGCTCATTTATCTGCCTCTGCGCCGCTACATTTTGCTCAACGATATCCGCTCTCGGAAGCTCTACCTCACCGCCGATTCAATTGTGTATAAA GTAAGAAGACCGGTGTCGTTTCCATGTTTCGGGGTTCTGAAGAAGGAGAAGCATGTCTTACTGCTCTCAGTGGCTGATGTTGTGATAGAACAGG GATATCTGCAGTCCCTTTTCGGAGTATACTCTATTAGAATAGAGAATGTTGGGGTGAGAAGGCCTCCAAGTGATGATGTTCAAATACAAGGAATTACCGATCCTCATGCTTTCCGGGAG GCTGTTCTATCACAACTGTCCATCATGAGAGGCGAGGCGTTCTCCAGAAAAATTTCTGCTCCCGATGATACTCCAGCTCCATGTATGGGTCGTTCTCCAATTGCTTCG GTGTCTCCTTCAAAATTTAGGCATGATTCTTTATCTATACCTCGCCTCGGTGAGGTGGCGATTTTGCAGAAATTAGAGGAGGTTGGCAGTTCAGTGAAG AGAGTCCAAACCTTGATCGAAGAGCAGAAGCTTCAAGAATGGGAAATTGCAGAATGA
- the LOC121778805 gene encoding uncharacterized protein LOC121778805 isoform X3, which yields MDSTTTAVATSRKTGQDPSRPALRLPSSARGGSNSSSNRYSPYSSSSSIFNRIGSYYPDPQETADPAPSHSTTSSSTSLYDKKEVVQR from the exons atggatTCAACAACCACCGCCGTCGCCACCAG CCGGAAGACAGGTCAAGACCCGAGCAGACCTGCGTTGCGGCTGCCTTCCTCAGCGAGAGGTGGTAGCAACTCCAGCAGCAACCGATACAGTCCTTACAGCAGCTCGAGTAGCATTTTCAACAGAATTGGTTCATACTATCCCGATCCACAAGAAACAGCAGATCCTGCTCCCTCTCACAGCACAACCTCATCTTCCACCTCTCTTTACGACAAGAAG GAGGTGGTTCAAAGATGA
- the LOC121778805 gene encoding uncharacterized protein LOC121778805 isoform X2, whose amino-acid sequence MEIVRELARKNAAVIFTKSCRKTGQDPSRPALRLPSSARGGSNSSSNRYSPYSSSSSIFNRIGSYYPDPQETADPAPSHSTTSSSTSLYDKKEVVQR is encoded by the exons ATGGAGATAGTGAGAGAGCTAGCAAGGAAAAATGCAGCAGTGATATTCACCAAGAGCTG CCGGAAGACAGGTCAAGACCCGAGCAGACCTGCGTTGCGGCTGCCTTCCTCAGCGAGAGGTGGTAGCAACTCCAGCAGCAACCGATACAGTCCTTACAGCAGCTCGAGTAGCATTTTCAACAGAATTGGTTCATACTATCCCGATCCACAAGAAACAGCAGATCCTGCTCCCTCTCACAGCACAACCTCATCTTCCACCTCTCTTTACGACAAGAAG GAGGTGGTTCAAAGATGA
- the LOC121778805 gene encoding uncharacterized protein LOC121778805 isoform X1, with protein sequence MQRDFCWYKICGGIILSNNCTWKCRKTGQDPSRPALRLPSSARGGSNSSSNRYSPYSSSSSIFNRIGSYYPDPQETADPAPSHSTTSSSTSLYDKKEVVQR encoded by the exons ATGCAGAGGGACTTTTGTTGGTATAAAATTTGTGGTGGAATCATACTGAGTAACAACTGTACTTGGAAATG CCGGAAGACAGGTCAAGACCCGAGCAGACCTGCGTTGCGGCTGCCTTCCTCAGCGAGAGGTGGTAGCAACTCCAGCAGCAACCGATACAGTCCTTACAGCAGCTCGAGTAGCATTTTCAACAGAATTGGTTCATACTATCCCGATCCACAAGAAACAGCAGATCCTGCTCCCTCTCACAGCACAACCTCATCTTCCACCTCTCTTTACGACAAGAAG GAGGTGGTTCAAAGATGA
- the LOC121778611 gene encoding 3-oxoacyl-[acyl-carrier-protein] synthase II, chloroplastic-like isoform X3 — translation MGSSSHCGHLVLFIFHRETMEVAVSPATEVSSKMKPPTKQRRVVVTGMGVETSLGSDPDVFYNNLLNGVSGISEIEAFDCSQFPTRIAGEIKSFSTDGWVVPKLSRRMDRFMLYMLTAGKKALADGGITEDLMDELNKAKCGVLIGSAMGGMKVFYDAIEALRISYRKMNPFCVPFATTNMGSAMLAMDLGWMGPNYSISTACATSNFCILNAANHIIRCEADMMLCGGSDAAIIPIGAGLGGFVACRALSQRNSDPTKASRPWDSSRDGFVMGEGAGVLLLEELEHAKSRGATIYAEFLGGSFTSDAYHMTEPHPQGTGVILCVEKALAQSGVSKEDVNYINAHATSTPAGDLKEYQALIHCFGQNPELKVNSTKSMIGHLLGAAGAVEAVATVQAIRTGWVHPNINLENPDDGVDANVLVGPTKERLDIKVALSNSFGFGGHNSSILFAPYK, via the exons ATGGGCAGTTCATCTCATTGTGGACATTTagttttattcatttttcata GAGAAACGATGGAAGTGGCTGTTAGTCCGGCCACGGAAGTTTCATCAAAGATGAAACCTCCAACCAAGCAAAGACGAGTGGTCGTGACAGGTATGGGTGTGGAGACGTCACTTGGTAGTGATCCAGATGTCTTCTATAATAATCTGCTAAATGGAGTCAGTGGAATTAGTGAGATAGAGGCTTTTGATTGCTCGCAGTTTCCGACC AGAATTGCAGGAGAAATCAAGTCATTCTCAACAGATGGCTGGGTTGTACCTAAACTTTCCAGGAGAATGGACAGGTTCATGCTTTACATGCTGACAGCAGGCAAGAAGGCATTGGCTGATGGAGGAATTACCGAGGATCTCATGGACGAATTGAATAAAGCAAAATGTGGTGTTCTAATCGGCTCGGCTATGGGTGGAATGAAA GTTTTTTATGATGCAATTGAAGCATTGAGGATCTCATATAGGAAGATGAATCCATTTTGCGTTCCTTTTGCAACTACCAACATGGGTTCTGCCATGCTTGCCATGGATTTG GGATGGATGGGTCCAAACTACTCTATATCTACTGCGTGTGCAACAAGTAACTTCTGCATACTAAATGCTGCTAACCATATCATCAGATGTGAAGCT GACATGATGCTTTGTGGTGGCTCAGATGCAGCAATTATACCAATAG GTGCAGGCTTGGGAGGCTTTGTTGCATGCAGAGCATTATCGCAAAGAAACAGTGATCCAACTAAAGCCTCACGCCCGTGGGATAGT AGTCGTGATGGATTTGTTATGGGAGAAGGTGCTGGAGTACTACTCTTGGAAGAACTTGAACATGCAAAG AGTAGAGGTGCAACTATCTATGCTGAGTTTCTTGGAGGAAGCTTCACTTCTGATGCTTATCACATGACAGAGCCTCACCCACAAG GAACTGGTGTCATTTTATGTGTTGAGAAGGCTTTGGCTCAATCAGGAGTATCAAAAGAAGATGTAAATTATATAAATGCACATGCGACTTCTACTCCAGCTGGTGATCTTAAGGAGTATCAGGCTCTTATTCATTGTTTTGGCCAGAATCCAGAG TTGAAAGTGAATTCCACAAAATCCATGATTGGGCACCTACTTGGAGCAGCTGGTGCTGTTGAGGCTGTTGCAACCGTCCAG GCAATTCGAACTGGCTGGGTTCATCCAAATATCAATCTTGAAAATCCAGATGATGGCGTG GATGCAAATGTGCTAGTGGGACCAACAAAAGAAAGACTCGACATTAAAGTGGCACTGTCTAATTCATTTGGGTTTGGTGGTCATAACTCATCGATTTTGTTTGCTCCGTACAAGTAG
- the LOC121778611 gene encoding 3-oxoacyl-[acyl-carrier-protein] synthase II, chloroplastic-like isoform X1 translates to MASSSVMCSWLTPPCMSVACDGESSSRRRRAKCVPNLVNSSLAMEPRHHLDNSRQCFESRNAPMQRCRRKLLRFHAHSGETMEVAVSPATEVSSKMKPPTKQRRVVVTGMGVETSLGSDPDVFYNNLLNGVSGISEIEAFDCSQFPTRIAGEIKSFSTDGWVVPKLSRRMDRFMLYMLTAGKKALADGGITEDLMDELNKAKCGVLIGSAMGGMKVFYDAIEALRISYRKMNPFCVPFATTNMGSAMLAMDLGWMGPNYSISTACATSNFCILNAANHIIRCEADMMLCGGSDAAIIPIGAGLGGFVACRALSQRNSDPTKASRPWDSSRDGFVMGEGAGVLLLEELEHAKSRGATIYAEFLGGSFTSDAYHMTEPHPQGTGVILCVEKALAQSGVSKEDVNYINAHATSTPAGDLKEYQALIHCFGQNPELKVNSTKSMIGHLLGAAGAVEAVATVQAIRTGWVHPNINLENPDDGVDANVLVGPTKERLDIKVALSNSFGFGGHNSSILFAPYK, encoded by the exons ATGGCGTCGTCATCGGTGATGTGCTCTTGGCTGACGCCCCCATGCATGTCCGTCGCCTGTGACGGAGAATCTAGCTCACGCCGCCGCCGCGCCAAATGCGTTCCGAATCTCGTGAATTCCTCTCTCGCCATGGAGCCCCGGCATCACTTGGATAACTCTCGACAGTGTTTCGAATCGAGGAATGCTCCGATGCAGCGATGCCGCCGCAAATTGCTCCGTTTCCACGCCCATTCCG GAGAAACGATGGAAGTGGCTGTTAGTCCGGCCACGGAAGTTTCATCAAAGATGAAACCTCCAACCAAGCAAAGACGAGTGGTCGTGACAGGTATGGGTGTGGAGACGTCACTTGGTAGTGATCCAGATGTCTTCTATAATAATCTGCTAAATGGAGTCAGTGGAATTAGTGAGATAGAGGCTTTTGATTGCTCGCAGTTTCCGACC AGAATTGCAGGAGAAATCAAGTCATTCTCAACAGATGGCTGGGTTGTACCTAAACTTTCCAGGAGAATGGACAGGTTCATGCTTTACATGCTGACAGCAGGCAAGAAGGCATTGGCTGATGGAGGAATTACCGAGGATCTCATGGACGAATTGAATAAAGCAAAATGTGGTGTTCTAATCGGCTCGGCTATGGGTGGAATGAAA GTTTTTTATGATGCAATTGAAGCATTGAGGATCTCATATAGGAAGATGAATCCATTTTGCGTTCCTTTTGCAACTACCAACATGGGTTCTGCCATGCTTGCCATGGATTTG GGATGGATGGGTCCAAACTACTCTATATCTACTGCGTGTGCAACAAGTAACTTCTGCATACTAAATGCTGCTAACCATATCATCAGATGTGAAGCT GACATGATGCTTTGTGGTGGCTCAGATGCAGCAATTATACCAATAG GTGCAGGCTTGGGAGGCTTTGTTGCATGCAGAGCATTATCGCAAAGAAACAGTGATCCAACTAAAGCCTCACGCCCGTGGGATAGT AGTCGTGATGGATTTGTTATGGGAGAAGGTGCTGGAGTACTACTCTTGGAAGAACTTGAACATGCAAAG AGTAGAGGTGCAACTATCTATGCTGAGTTTCTTGGAGGAAGCTTCACTTCTGATGCTTATCACATGACAGAGCCTCACCCACAAG GAACTGGTGTCATTTTATGTGTTGAGAAGGCTTTGGCTCAATCAGGAGTATCAAAAGAAGATGTAAATTATATAAATGCACATGCGACTTCTACTCCAGCTGGTGATCTTAAGGAGTATCAGGCTCTTATTCATTGTTTTGGCCAGAATCCAGAG TTGAAAGTGAATTCCACAAAATCCATGATTGGGCACCTACTTGGAGCAGCTGGTGCTGTTGAGGCTGTTGCAACCGTCCAG GCAATTCGAACTGGCTGGGTTCATCCAAATATCAATCTTGAAAATCCAGATGATGGCGTG GATGCAAATGTGCTAGTGGGACCAACAAAAGAAAGACTCGACATTAAAGTGGCACTGTCTAATTCATTTGGGTTTGGTGGTCATAACTCATCGATTTTGTTTGCTCCGTACAAGTAG
- the LOC121778611 gene encoding 3-oxoacyl-[acyl-carrier-protein] synthase II, chloroplastic-like isoform X2: protein MASSSVMCSWLTPPCMSVACDGESSSRRRRAKCVPNLVNSSLAMEPRHHLDNSRQCFESRNAPMQRCRRKLLRFHAHSGETMEVAVSPATEVSSKMKPPTKQRRVVVTGMGVETSLGSDPDVFYNNLLNGVSGISEIEAFDCSQFPTRIAGEIKSFSTDGWVVPKLSRRMDRFMLYMLTAGKKALADGGITEDLMDELNKAKCGVLIGSAMGGMKVFYDAIEALRISYRKMNPFCVPFATTNMGSAMLAMDLGWMGPNYSISTACATSNFCILNAANHIIRCEADMMLCGGSDAAIIPIGLGGFVACRALSQRNSDPTKASRPWDSSRDGFVMGEGAGVLLLEELEHAKSRGATIYAEFLGGSFTSDAYHMTEPHPQGTGVILCVEKALAQSGVSKEDVNYINAHATSTPAGDLKEYQALIHCFGQNPELKVNSTKSMIGHLLGAAGAVEAVATVQAIRTGWVHPNINLENPDDGVDANVLVGPTKERLDIKVALSNSFGFGGHNSSILFAPYK, encoded by the exons ATGGCGTCGTCATCGGTGATGTGCTCTTGGCTGACGCCCCCATGCATGTCCGTCGCCTGTGACGGAGAATCTAGCTCACGCCGCCGCCGCGCCAAATGCGTTCCGAATCTCGTGAATTCCTCTCTCGCCATGGAGCCCCGGCATCACTTGGATAACTCTCGACAGTGTTTCGAATCGAGGAATGCTCCGATGCAGCGATGCCGCCGCAAATTGCTCCGTTTCCACGCCCATTCCG GAGAAACGATGGAAGTGGCTGTTAGTCCGGCCACGGAAGTTTCATCAAAGATGAAACCTCCAACCAAGCAAAGACGAGTGGTCGTGACAGGTATGGGTGTGGAGACGTCACTTGGTAGTGATCCAGATGTCTTCTATAATAATCTGCTAAATGGAGTCAGTGGAATTAGTGAGATAGAGGCTTTTGATTGCTCGCAGTTTCCGACC AGAATTGCAGGAGAAATCAAGTCATTCTCAACAGATGGCTGGGTTGTACCTAAACTTTCCAGGAGAATGGACAGGTTCATGCTTTACATGCTGACAGCAGGCAAGAAGGCATTGGCTGATGGAGGAATTACCGAGGATCTCATGGACGAATTGAATAAAGCAAAATGTGGTGTTCTAATCGGCTCGGCTATGGGTGGAATGAAA GTTTTTTATGATGCAATTGAAGCATTGAGGATCTCATATAGGAAGATGAATCCATTTTGCGTTCCTTTTGCAACTACCAACATGGGTTCTGCCATGCTTGCCATGGATTTG GGATGGATGGGTCCAAACTACTCTATATCTACTGCGTGTGCAACAAGTAACTTCTGCATACTAAATGCTGCTAACCATATCATCAGATGTGAAGCT GACATGATGCTTTGTGGTGGCTCAGATGCAGCAATTATACCAATAG GCTTGGGAGGCTTTGTTGCATGCAGAGCATTATCGCAAAGAAACAGTGATCCAACTAAAGCCTCACGCCCGTGGGATAGT AGTCGTGATGGATTTGTTATGGGAGAAGGTGCTGGAGTACTACTCTTGGAAGAACTTGAACATGCAAAG AGTAGAGGTGCAACTATCTATGCTGAGTTTCTTGGAGGAAGCTTCACTTCTGATGCTTATCACATGACAGAGCCTCACCCACAAG GAACTGGTGTCATTTTATGTGTTGAGAAGGCTTTGGCTCAATCAGGAGTATCAAAAGAAGATGTAAATTATATAAATGCACATGCGACTTCTACTCCAGCTGGTGATCTTAAGGAGTATCAGGCTCTTATTCATTGTTTTGGCCAGAATCCAGAG TTGAAAGTGAATTCCACAAAATCCATGATTGGGCACCTACTTGGAGCAGCTGGTGCTGTTGAGGCTGTTGCAACCGTCCAG GCAATTCGAACTGGCTGGGTTCATCCAAATATCAATCTTGAAAATCCAGATGATGGCGTG GATGCAAATGTGCTAGTGGGACCAACAAAAGAAAGACTCGACATTAAAGTGGCACTGTCTAATTCATTTGGGTTTGGTGGTCATAACTCATCGATTTTGTTTGCTCCGTACAAGTAG